One genomic window of Pseudomonas sp. LFM046 includes the following:
- a CDS encoding single-stranded DNA-binding protein: protein MARGVNKVILVGNVGGDPETRYLPNGNAVTNVTLATSESWKDKQTGQQQERTEWHRVVFFGRLAEIAGEYLRKGSQVYVEGSLRTREWEKDGVKRYTTEIVVDINGQMQLLGGRPGSEGDAPRAPRPQREPQQSAPQQRPAPQPAAQPAPDYDSFDDDIPF, encoded by the coding sequence ATGGCCCGTGGGGTTAACAAAGTCATTCTGGTTGGCAACGTCGGTGGTGATCCGGAAACCCGCTACCTGCCCAACGGCAACGCGGTGACCAACGTCACCCTGGCCACCAGTGAAAGCTGGAAGGACAAGCAGACCGGTCAGCAGCAGGAGCGCACCGAATGGCACCGCGTGGTGTTCTTCGGCCGCCTCGCCGAAATCGCCGGCGAGTACCTGCGCAAGGGCTCGCAAGTCTACGTCGAAGGTTCCCTGCGCACCCGCGAGTGGGAAAAGGACGGCGTGAAGCGCTACACCACCGAGATCGTGGTCGACATCAACGGCCAGATGCAGCTGCTCGGCGGCCGTCCTGGCAGCGAAGGCGATGCCCCGCGCGCCCCGCGTCCGCAGCGTGAGCCGCAGCAGTCCGCCCCGCAGCAGCGTCCGGCTCCGCAGCCCGCCGCCCAGCCGGCTCCGGACTACGACAGCTTCGACGACGACATCCCGTTCTGA
- a CDS encoding FadR/GntR family transcriptional regulator produces MDNPSIQQRPRRKHRSLAQELVNELSQQIQNGEIKRGEKLPTESAIMEAQGVSRTVVREAISRLQAAGLVETRHGIGTFVLDTPSPMGFRIDPATIVTLRDVMAILELRISLEVESAGLAAQRRSPEQLVAMREALDTFLSAAHGTDAVASDFQFHLQIALATGNRYFTDIMTHLGTSIIPRTRLNSARIAHDDREHYLARLSREHEDIYEAIARQDSEAARAAMRLHLTNSRERLRQAHEEAERARQG; encoded by the coding sequence ATGGACAATCCAAGCATCCAGCAACGCCCACGCCGCAAGCACCGCAGCCTGGCGCAGGAGCTGGTGAACGAGCTCTCCCAGCAGATCCAGAATGGCGAGATCAAGCGCGGCGAAAAGCTGCCCACCGAATCGGCCATCATGGAAGCCCAGGGCGTCAGCCGCACCGTCGTGCGCGAGGCCATTTCGCGGCTGCAGGCGGCCGGGCTGGTGGAGACCCGACACGGCATCGGCACCTTTGTGCTGGATACCCCGAGCCCCATGGGCTTTCGCATCGATCCGGCGACCATCGTCACCCTGCGCGACGTGATGGCCATCCTCGAGCTGCGCATCAGCCTGGAAGTGGAGTCCGCCGGGCTCGCGGCCCAGCGTCGCAGTCCGGAGCAACTGGTGGCCATGCGCGAGGCGCTGGACACCTTCCTCAGCGCCGCCCACGGCACCGACGCGGTGGCCTCGGACTTCCAGTTCCACCTGCAGATCGCCCTGGCCACCGGCAATCGCTACTTCACGGACATCATGACCCACCTGGGGACCAGCATCATTCCGCGCACCCGGCTCAACTCGGCGCGTATCGCCCATGACGATCGGGAGCACTACCTCGCTCGCCTGAGCCGTGAGCACGAGGACATCTACGAAGCCATCGCCCGCCAGGACAGCGAGGCGGCCCGCGCGGCCATGCGCCTGCACCTGACCAACAGTCGCGAACGCTTGCGCCAGGCCCACGAAGAGGCGGAGCGAGCCCGGCAGGGCTGA
- the kdgD gene encoding 5-dehydro-4-deoxyglucarate dehydratase, protein MNPQELKSILSSGLLSFPVTDFDVAGNFNAKSYARRLEWLAPYGASALFAAGGTGEFFSLAPDEYSSIIKTAVDTCAGSVPILAGVGGPTRQAIQYAQEAERLGAKGLLLLPHYLTEASQEGVADHVEQVCKSVNIGVVVYNRNVCRLTPALLERLAGRCPNLIGYKDGLGDIELMVSIRRRLGDRFSYLGGLPTAEVYAAAYKALGVPVYSSAVFNFIPKTAMDFYNAVAADDHATVGKLIDSFFLPYLEIRNRRAGYAVSIVKAGARIVGHDAGPVRAPLTDLLPGEYEQLAALIDAQGAQ, encoded by the coding sequence ATGAATCCACAAGAACTCAAGTCCATCCTCTCCTCCGGGCTGCTGTCCTTTCCCGTCACTGACTTCGACGTTGCCGGCAACTTCAACGCCAAGAGCTACGCCCGTCGTCTGGAATGGTTGGCTCCCTACGGTGCTTCGGCGCTCTTCGCCGCAGGCGGTACCGGTGAATTCTTCTCCCTGGCGCCGGACGAGTACTCCTCCATCATCAAGACCGCTGTCGACACCTGTGCTGGCAGCGTACCGATCCTCGCCGGCGTAGGCGGCCCGACCCGCCAGGCCATCCAGTACGCCCAGGAAGCCGAGCGCCTCGGTGCCAAAGGCCTGCTGCTGCTGCCGCACTACCTCACCGAAGCCAGCCAGGAAGGCGTGGCCGATCACGTCGAGCAGGTCTGCAAATCGGTGAACATCGGCGTGGTGGTCTACAACCGCAACGTCTGCCGCCTGACCCCGGCGCTGCTGGAGCGACTGGCCGGGCGCTGCCCGAACCTGATCGGCTACAAGGACGGCCTGGGCGACATCGAGCTGATGGTCTCCATCCGCCGCCGCCTCGGTGACCGCTTCAGCTACCTGGGTGGCTTGCCCACCGCCGAGGTATACGCCGCCGCCTACAAGGCCCTGGGCGTGCCGGTCTACTCCTCCGCCGTCTTCAACTTCATCCCGAAGACCGCGATGGACTTCTACAACGCCGTCGCTGCCGACGACCACGCCACCGTGGGCAAACTGATCGACAGCTTCTTCCTGCCCTATCTGGAAATCCGCAACCGCCGTGCCGGTTACGCCGTCAGCATCGTGAAAGCCGGCGCGCGTATCGTCGGCCACGACGCCGGCCCGGTTCGCGCTCCGCTGACCGACCTGCTGCCGGGTGAGTACGAGCAACTCGCCGCGCTGATCGACGCCCAGGGCGCGCAGTGA
- a CDS encoding aldehyde dehydrogenase family protein: MRRRLVTEKRFDNYIGGAWVAGSGYSRNLNPSDLSDCLGEYAQADAAQVAQAIEAARAAFPAWSVSGIQARADALDKVGSEILARREELGTLLAREEGKTLPEAIGEVSRAGNIFKYFAGECLRLAGEVLPSVRPGVSVEVTREPLGVIGLITPWNFPIAIPAWKIAPALAYGNCVVFKPADLVPGSAWALAEIISRAGFPAGVFNLVMGSGRVVGEAMVNDNRVDGISFTGSVGVGRSIAATCVARGAKVQLEMGGKNPQVILDDADLKTAVELAVQSAFYSTGQRCTASSRLIVTAGIHDRFIEAMAERMCAVRVGHALHSGIDIGPVVSQAQLEQDLRYIDIGRDEGARLVAGGERVRCDTDGYFLAPALFADSEAGMRISREEIFGPVANVIRVANYEEALALANDTEFGLSAGIATTSLTYANHFKRHVQAGMVMVNLPTAGVDYHVPFGGRKGSSYGPREQGRYAQEFYTTVKTTYVGG; the protein is encoded by the coding sequence ATCAGGAGAAGGCTCGTGACTGAGAAACGCTTCGACAACTACATCGGCGGGGCGTGGGTGGCCGGCAGCGGCTACTCGCGCAACCTCAACCCCTCCGATCTCAGCGACTGCCTGGGCGAGTACGCCCAGGCCGACGCCGCCCAGGTGGCCCAGGCCATCGAGGCGGCCCGTGCGGCCTTCCCGGCCTGGTCGGTGTCCGGCATCCAGGCCCGCGCCGACGCTCTGGACAAGGTCGGCAGCGAGATCCTCGCCCGTCGTGAAGAACTGGGCACGCTGCTGGCGAGGGAAGAGGGCAAGACCCTGCCCGAAGCCATTGGCGAGGTGAGCCGCGCCGGCAACATCTTCAAGTACTTCGCCGGTGAATGCCTGCGCCTGGCCGGTGAAGTCCTGCCCTCGGTACGTCCTGGCGTCTCGGTGGAAGTCACCCGCGAACCCCTGGGTGTGATCGGCCTGATCACCCCCTGGAACTTCCCCATCGCCATCCCGGCCTGGAAGATCGCCCCGGCTTTGGCCTACGGCAACTGCGTGGTGTTCAAGCCCGCCGACCTGGTGCCGGGCAGCGCCTGGGCCCTGGCCGAGATCATCTCCCGCGCCGGCTTCCCCGCCGGGGTGTTCAATCTGGTGATGGGCAGTGGACGCGTGGTCGGCGAGGCGATGGTCAATGACAACCGAGTCGACGGCATCAGCTTCACCGGCTCCGTCGGTGTTGGCCGCAGCATCGCCGCGACCTGCGTTGCCCGTGGCGCCAAGGTGCAGCTGGAGATGGGCGGCAAGAACCCGCAGGTGATCCTCGACGACGCGGACCTCAAGACCGCCGTCGAACTCGCCGTGCAGAGCGCCTTCTACTCCACCGGCCAGCGCTGCACCGCCAGCAGCCGTCTGATCGTCACCGCCGGCATCCACGACCGCTTCATCGAGGCCATGGCCGAGCGCATGTGCGCCGTCCGTGTCGGTCATGCCTTGCACAGCGGCATCGACATCGGCCCGGTGGTGTCCCAGGCCCAACTGGAGCAGGATCTGCGCTACATCGATATCGGCCGCGACGAAGGCGCGCGCCTGGTGGCCGGTGGCGAGCGGGTGCGCTGCGACACCGACGGCTACTTCCTCGCCCCGGCGCTGTTCGCTGACAGCGAGGCGGGGATGCGCATCAGCCGCGAGGAAATCTTCGGCCCGGTGGCCAACGTCATCCGCGTCGCCAACTACGAAGAAGCGCTGGCGCTGGCCAATGACACCGAATTCGGCCTGTCCGCCGGTATCGCCACCACCTCGCTCACGTACGCCAACCACTTCAAGCGCCACGTCCAGGCCGGGATGGTCATGGTCAACCTGCCCACGGCGGGCGTGGATTACCACGTCCCGTTCGGTGGCCGCAAAGGCTCGTCCTACGGCCCGCGCGAGCAGGGACGCTACGCCCAGGAGTTCTACACCACGGTGAAGACAACCTACGTCGGAGGCTGA
- a CDS encoding glucarate dehydratase family protein has translation MKIKRVRVTPIAFRDAPLLNASGIHEPFALRSIIEVESDSGFIGLGESYGDEPVLAVLQAMQDSLVGLDPFDLNGLRARVIKTVAALGPAEAGAELAPGSHPSKQVANAYSAFEVAFLDLQARSLGMPLVDLLGGAVRTEVPFSAYLFFKYAKHIDAPYAPDSWGEALSEEQIVAQAARMIEAHGFQSIKLKAGALEPEHEVACIKALKKAFPNHPLRIDPNGNWSLDTALRMAELLGGDLEYYEDPTPGLDGMAELHRRTGTPLATNMVVTDFEEFRRSVALNSVQIVLADHHYWGGLRDTQALARMCDTFDLGLSMHSNSHLGISLMAMAHVAASVPNLTYACDTHYPWQEEDEEVIKGGKLPIRNGCVSITRAPGLGVELDQDQLAKLHEQYLSIDIRSRDDARQMRKYDPAWKISKPRF, from the coding sequence GTGAAGATCAAACGAGTCAGAGTCACCCCCATCGCGTTCCGCGATGCGCCGCTGCTCAACGCCAGCGGCATCCATGAGCCCTTCGCGCTGCGCTCGATCATCGAGGTGGAAAGCGACAGCGGCTTCATCGGTCTCGGCGAGAGCTACGGCGACGAACCGGTACTGGCGGTACTGCAGGCCATGCAGGACAGTCTCGTCGGCCTCGACCCCTTCGACCTCAACGGCCTGCGCGCCCGCGTCATCAAGACGGTTGCCGCACTCGGCCCGGCAGAAGCCGGTGCGGAACTGGCACCGGGTTCCCATCCGAGCAAGCAGGTGGCCAACGCCTATTCCGCCTTCGAGGTGGCCTTCCTCGACCTCCAGGCCCGCTCCCTGGGCATGCCCCTGGTGGACCTGCTGGGCGGTGCCGTGCGCACCGAAGTCCCCTTCAGCGCCTACCTGTTCTTCAAGTACGCCAAGCACATCGACGCGCCCTACGCGCCTGACTCCTGGGGCGAAGCCCTGTCCGAGGAACAGATCGTCGCCCAGGCCGCGCGCATGATCGAGGCCCATGGCTTCCAGAGCATCAAGCTGAAGGCCGGCGCCCTGGAACCGGAGCACGAAGTCGCCTGCATCAAGGCGCTGAAGAAGGCCTTCCCCAACCATCCGCTGCGCATCGACCCCAACGGCAACTGGTCCCTGGACACCGCCTTGCGCATGGCCGAACTGCTGGGCGGCGACCTGGAGTATTACGAGGACCCCACCCCCGGCCTAGATGGCATGGCCGAACTGCACCGCCGCACCGGCACGCCCCTGGCCACCAACATGGTGGTGACCGACTTTGAGGAATTCCGCCGCAGCGTGGCGCTGAACAGCGTGCAGATCGTCCTCGCCGATCACCACTACTGGGGCGGCCTGCGTGATACCCAGGCGCTGGCGCGGATGTGCGACACCTTCGACCTCGGCCTGTCGATGCATTCCAACTCGCACCTGGGCATCAGCCTGATGGCCATGGCCCACGTGGCCGCCTCGGTGCCGAACCTGACCTACGCCTGCGACACCCACTACCCGTGGCAGGAGGAGGACGAGGAAGTCATCAAGGGCGGCAAGCTGCCGATCCGCAATGGCTGCGTCAGCATCACCCGCGCACCGGGCCTGGGCGTGGAACTGGACCAGGATCAACTGGCCAAACTTCATGAACAGTACCTGTCCATCGACATCCGAAGTCGCGACGACGCGCGGCAGATGCGCAAATACGACCCGGCCTGGAAGATCAGCAAACCGAGGTTCTGA
- a CDS encoding MFS transporter, which yields MRNDTQSSRGNPRELFDKNNSERRTMGEVLKRTRVRYLILLMLFLVTTINYADRATISIAGSAIQKELGVDAVMLGYIFSAFGWAYVLGQIPGGWLLDRFGSKRVYAFSIFSWSVFTLLQGFVDAVPVAWSVVTLFMLRFLVGFAEAPSFPGNARIVAAWFPTAERGTASAIFNSAQYFATVIFAPLMGWIVHSLGWEHVFIVMGTIGILFSGVWLKFIYNPKEHPLINQAEIDHLASNGALVDMDQNRRLPGNGPKWEHIRQLVSNRMMAGIYLGQFCINALTYFFLTWFPVYLVQERGMTILKAGIIASLPAICGFIGGVLGGVISDWLLRRGHSLSVARKTPIVGGMLLSMTMILCNYVDADWMVVGFMALAFFGKGIGALGWAVMSDTAPKQIAGLAGGIFNTCGNLSSITTPIVIGYIIAATGSFKWALVFVGINAFLAAFSYLFIVGEIKRVELKGTKLEIGGPAATSEAPTASPVR from the coding sequence CTGCGGAATGACACGCAATCCTCGCGCGGCAACCCGCGCGAGCTCTTCGACAAGAACAATTCAGAGAGAAGAACCATGGGCGAAGTACTGAAAAGAACCCGTGTGCGTTACCTGATCCTGCTCATGCTGTTCCTGGTGACCACGATCAACTACGCCGACCGCGCCACCATTTCCATCGCCGGCTCCGCCATCCAGAAGGAGCTCGGCGTCGACGCCGTCATGCTCGGCTACATCTTCTCCGCCTTCGGTTGGGCCTACGTGCTCGGCCAGATCCCGGGCGGCTGGCTGCTGGACCGCTTCGGCTCCAAGCGCGTCTACGCCTTCAGCATCTTCAGCTGGTCGGTCTTCACCCTGCTGCAGGGCTTCGTCGACGCGGTGCCAGTCGCCTGGTCGGTGGTGACCCTGTTCATGCTGCGCTTCCTGGTGGGCTTCGCCGAGGCGCCGTCTTTCCCGGGCAACGCACGCATCGTCGCCGCCTGGTTCCCCACCGCCGAGCGCGGCACCGCGTCCGCCATCTTCAACTCCGCCCAGTACTTCGCCACGGTGATCTTCGCCCCGCTGATGGGCTGGATCGTCCACAGCCTGGGCTGGGAGCACGTGTTCATCGTCATGGGCACCATCGGCATCCTGTTCTCCGGAGTCTGGCTGAAGTTCATCTACAACCCCAAGGAACACCCGCTGATCAACCAGGCCGAGATCGACCATCTCGCCAGCAACGGTGCCCTGGTGGACATGGACCAGAACCGTCGCCTGCCGGGCAACGGACCGAAGTGGGAGCACATCAGGCAACTGGTCAGCAACCGCATGATGGCGGGTATCTACCTCGGCCAGTTCTGCATCAACGCGCTCACGTATTTCTTCCTCACCTGGTTCCCGGTGTACCTGGTGCAGGAGCGCGGCATGACCATCCTCAAGGCGGGCATCATCGCCTCCCTGCCGGCCATCTGCGGCTTCATCGGCGGCGTGCTGGGCGGGGTGATTTCCGACTGGCTGCTGCGCCGTGGCCACTCCCTCAGCGTGGCGCGCAAGACCCCGATCGTCGGCGGCATGCTGCTGTCCATGACCATGATCCTGTGCAACTACGTGGACGCCGACTGGATGGTGGTGGGCTTCATGGCCCTGGCCTTCTTCGGCAAGGGCATCGGCGCCCTCGGCTGGGCGGTGATGTCGGATACCGCGCCCAAGCAGATCGCCGGCCTGGCCGGAGGCATCTTCAACACCTGCGGCAACCTGTCGTCCATCACCACCCCGATCGTCATCGGCTACATCATCGCCGCCACCGGTTCCTTCAAGTGGGCCCTGGTGTTCGTCGGCATCAACGCCTTCCTCGCCGCCTTCAGCTACCTGTTCATCGTCGGCGAGATCAAGCGTGTGGAACTCAAGGGCACAAAGCTTGAAATCGGTGGCCCGGCGGCTACTTCCGAAGCCCCCACCGCCAGCCCGGTCCGTTAA